The stretch of DNA ctggctgggcGTGAGCCAGAAGTTTCAGTCTGAAGGCAGGGGTATCATGTGGCTGAGACCACACCCTGAGTTTGACCCCCACCTGTGGGCCTGGACGTGGGCGTGAGATGTGTTCCTGTCTCCCAGAGGCAGGGCCTCCCAGAAGGAGCCATGTGGAGGCCCAGCACCTGGAGCAGTTCTGAATGCCTGGCTTCTTGGAGGCCAAGGCTCTAGGCAAGGTGGGTGTCCAGGCTGGGTTGGGGCAGTGCCTCTCAGAATAGGGGCTGGAGTTCTCTGCTTTCTGCCTCAGCAGGGATCACTTTGATCTGAAAACCTCCTCTCTCCTGGCCTTTGAAAGATGCTGACCAGAGCACATTCTCCTGCTCTTTGCTGGGTGCTTAGAGGAAAGGCCTTGAGGTGACCCTGTTCTAGCCTCCCCACGGGCCCCTGCAGCCACGTGGACTGACCAGAGGCTCCACACTCAGGCAGGTGTGGCCTGACCTCGCATAGGATCATGGGCTAGTGGGTCCCCCAATAGGGGGCTGCTTCGAGTGTCAGGAGGCAGCGAGGGGTGCACAGTGCCCTGGCCTCTGCCATCCCTGTTGGCTATTTGGCTGGTCTGTGTTTGGTGAGCGAGTAGAGCGATCCAGAGTGCAGGGTGGTCTTGGCCTGGGGCTTTTGACTGCCCTCTGGAGATGCACTGAGGGCCACCCAGCTGGGGAGCAGTTGGGAGGGATAGGAACCTGTTCCCACCGTGGTGTCTTTGCCCTTCCAAGCTGCTTCCCCGTCGCCCTTGGTCTCTGTGCCAGTTGGAAAATTGAGGCAGAACCAATACCCCCGGGTGATCTGGAAATCATTAGTGGGAAGGGGTGCCTGTGCCCAAGGCTGCAGATGACATGTCCCTCCACACTTTGAGCCCCAGGTTTTCCTACCTTGTGGGGAGGTGAGAGGTCGGGGTGAGTGCTGGGTTTGAGGCTCAGCTGTGCTGTGTGAAGATTGAGAGGGGCCCACCTCATCACATGGACAGAACACACAGGCTCCTGGGTGGCCCTGAGGGTCCAGTGACATAGCACATGGTCGGGCATACAACAGTGCCCAGAAAAAGTTAGCCGGTGGTGTTTCCAGGGTATCGTGCTGAGCTTCTGAGATGAGAATGACCTGTGAAAGCCTCTGTCTGGAGGTTTCATTGGAAGTAAAGTTTACATGCAATTAAGGGcctaaaattgtattttcatttacctTAACCTAGACTCCCAGCAAGATAGAGAGCTGCCCTCACCCCAAAGAGTTCCTCATGCCCCATCCTGGATAGGCCTGTCAGGGCCAAGCAGTGGGCACTTGTCCCTCGCCCCATCCTGGACAGTCATCACCTGTCCCTCACAGCCTGTTCTGCTCTGGTTTTTACCCTCAGTCCGTTTTGCCTATTCTAGAACTTGATGTAAATGGAGTCATGCAGTCTGTACTCTCACAAAAGGCCTCTTCCACTCAGTGCCACGACtgtgaggttcatccatgtctctgcatcATTTCTGCCCtttgtatttttagggttttaaaagtaatacttttggccgggcgcagtggctcaagcctgtaatcccagcattttgggaggctgaggcaggcggatcacaaggtcaggagatcgagaccatcctggctaacgtggtgaaaccccgtctctactaaaaacacaaaaaaattagccgggcgtggtggcgggcgcctgtagtcccttctactcgggagactgaggcaggagaatggtgtgaacctgggaggcggagcttgcagtgagccgagatcgccatggcactccagcctgggggacagaatgagactccatcaaaaaaaaaaaaaaagtaatactttttaaaatgttgaatattacAGAAATGAACATAACATACAGATACTATGGTTTTTCTATAATCCCACTCCCAGAGATAATCTTATTTAGCAGTTGGGTATGTGTGTCCCCAAGGTTTTTCTTGCCACAGAATGGACTTGCTGGGCCGGGTAGGCTCTGACTGGGCCTTGCCGAGCAGCTGCCTTACTGTAAGTTCCTTGAGTGCGAACAGAGTGGGGGCGGGGCTGCTGTGGCTGGCCCAGTTCTACAGAGcttgggcatgtgccaccattggCTTGAGAGGCTGTAGTATCTCAGTGCTGTTCCAGCCCCCTAGCACCTGCCTGGGCCCTGGGGACATGGCTTTCTGGCTTTCTTGTGGCAGGGactgggaggggaaggaaaggagagcagTTGCGTGTTGGCTGTTCCGTAAACAGGGCCCTGTGTCTGCTCTAACAGACGGCCTGGGAAGGTAACCCCGAGGCTTTGTGTTCCTTCCTGCAGACCTTCAGGGTTCCGCAGAGAGAACTGGCCCTCCCTCCAGCTGCTGGGGCTCTTGCCCTTCCCAGCTGGGTCCAGTCCACCTACAGGGGGAATCCTGGAGCTGAGGGATCCTAACTGGGGAGATAGTTTCTGTGCTACCCTTCTTGCCTCTCCCCTGGACCCCTGAaggctctgtcccagggaggggACGGGTCACAGCCTTAGGCAAATGCCCAGCTGGCCCCGATAGCCCAGGCCTGCTGCCCCACTGCTTCAGATCCTGGGTGTCCTGGGAGCCAGCGTTCTGGGTGTGCAATAGGCCAGGTCTGGGCGTGCTAGCCTTGGGGCTGATAGGCATGCTGCCCGGGCCTGCTGCCAGGGGCTGCTGGGTGCTAGGTGGCATCCTCATCGCAGCCTGCAGTCAGCTGCTTCCAGGGCTGGGCACCAGGATCCGGGCTAGCACCCAGAGCTGTGTTTCTAGTTACCTGGTACTCCCCAGGCGGAGCCCTCCAGGATAGACGCTTGCTGTTTCATGTCCAGCGGTGAACGGGTAGGGCAGAGCTCTGTGGCTGAGAAGGAAAGAATAGTGCTTAGTAGGGGTTTTGCTGCAGGATGGCATGTgccacccccccaccccgccatGGGGTGAGGCCGCATTGCTGCTTGCAGACACAGTGGTGGCCTAGACGTGGCCCAGACTCGGCCCAGCTGGTGTGgatggcaggcatggtggcattgtGCTTGCTGTGAACTTTCTGCAGGTGGCTCTGACACTCCCTACCTCAAGTGGAGGGTTCAGGGAGGAGCCCTGCCCTGTTCTATGTCACAGCTGACCCAGCCTGGGGCCATCCTTCCTTGGTGGGGAGACCTAGTCCTAGCCTTGGGCTTGTGAAGTGCCTGTCAGGGCCAGGCAGTGGGCACTGATGGAGGGTGTTCCCACCCTCACGGCACTCAGGTGCCCCCCCAGTCCTATTCTGCCACCCACTCCCTGCGCGGCATCCAGTAGCTGGCCTGGCCTCTGGCAAGGTCAGGTGACCCCTGGCTGCAGAGTTTGGCATGCACTCTACCCAACAGGGCTCTGGTTGACTGGGTCCTGAGGGGCAGTGGTTGGAGAGCAGGTGAAGTGGCACAGAGCTGGATGGTAGTATCTGATTGTCTCCAGTGTGCCACTGAGACCCTCTGTCCAGTTTTTCGACTGCTCCCGCCAGTGTATCAGTGGCCCCTGCCCTACTGGCCTCATCCCAGCGTTAGCCCACTGGGCCCAACCCTTGCTAACTGTGGACGCCCTTGGGCTTCCTGCCAACAGAGCTGGTTCTGCTGGCCTCTGGGCCTTTGGTGGGGTCCTGGACCAGCCATGCACCCCTCCCCTCACACCCCCCACCCAGAGGGGAGCTGCACTAGGGGCTGGAGAGACAGCTGGCCGGCTGCAGCCTAGGCCTCCCAGCCCTGGGCCGGCACCCCGGGTCTGGTCACATTCCTGAGGGACCTGCTGAGCCTCCCTGGccctgggggtggagtgggggaaggggaaacGGGGATGGGCCGCTGCATGCCCCCTCCCCGACCCTGGCTCTATTCCGTGGGGGCCCAGGCTGGCAGGTGGGGGGTGCAAGGACCCACCACCTCAGGATCCCGCCTCCCGCAGGACCCAGAgctctgggggtgggagggaaccCATCGTTTCCTGGAGGCAGCTGCCCAAGGCTTTGGTGGGCCAGTATTGAAAGCCTAGGCCTGCAGCTTGGGCGAGCCCTTAGGCAGTGAAACCTCTGGAGAGGGAAGGCCATGTGGTCAGGCCAGGCGGGCTAGGGGGCTGGGCCCTCTGGGCAGGGAGGGGGTGAGAGCAGATCAGGAAGGGAAGGAACAGGGGAGCCAGAAGCGGTTGAGACTGGTTCTTATAAATAGCCCTTGCACAAGTGGCTCCAATTTTGACCTTTTGTTATGTAAATGTGGCCAGCCTGGGAAGGGCCCTGCCCAGGCCTCCTGCTACCACACCCGCAGGCCAAGAATTGTGTATTTGCCACAGCGCCTCCTGGCCTAGGTGGCCCCTGGGTGTCCTTAATCTCCTGTATGTGTTAGAGGGGCAGGTATTGCACCCACCGAACTCCCTAGACCTGTTCCCTGGTCCTTACTCTTCCTGGCTGTCAGATCCAGCTACCAGGCTCTGTGGCCACAGTCTCCTGCTGGGCTGCCCCTGGTGCCCCAGCCAGAGACCTCCAGGTGCTTCCTTTCAtcacccttccctcccttctttgctGATGGCTGTCTGGGTGACTGTGTTCGTCTTCTCTTCCCCAGGTGACCAGGCATTGATGCACCCCCAGGAAGGCCACGCTCTCAGGAGGCCCCCCCCCCGCTGGCTGCTGCTCACATGGTGTCTGGGCCCTTGGCACTCCGGTGAGGTGCAGGGGAGGGAGGACCGCCACTGGCCCCTTTCCCCAGAGTTTCTGGGTGGCGCACAGCTCCACAGCTCGGCCTCTATCTCTGTCTGACCCGTGGTCCTTTGTGTGCACATAGCACTGGGCAGTGTGGAGGGAGCCTGGAGGCCACTGCCCTCTTCCAGTCCCCTTGCCAGTCTCGGGGTACCAGGTGTCTGGGCGCTGGCAGAGCCGGCACTGATGTTTTCTAGGGGCTTAGGTTACTGGGGCCCAGTGTGGAAGCCACACCTTGGGGGCTCTTTGTCCCTGCCTGGTGGATTGAGGGGGCAGGGAGTGGAGGATGATTGGTTCATGAAGTCTCCAGCCCATGAGCACCCTCCTGAGCTGTTGTGGGCTGGGATGCTAGGCAGAGAGCCCCTGGTGGGTGCTTGCTGCCTCTTGCTGTTAGGCTCTGAGTGCCAGCGGTGTTCCAGGCTGTGTTGCACCCTTGTGTGTTCACATTAAGCTCCGGCACCTTCAGGGGCCTGTGAATGTTAGggttttcctttgtctttgcAAACAGGGGTAGGCATGGGGTTGGGGAGAGTTTCTGTCATGAGAAGTTTGGGTAGGGTGGGACCCTTTCCAGGCCTCTGctctgggaggcagggctggacACTCTGGGAGGAGCAGTAGATCCCAGAGGGCGGCAGGCTCAGAGTAGTTCAGCTGCTGAGAGAGTGGACCCTGAACTGCGAGGCTCAGAGCTGCCTGTGGGCCCCCGTGCTCGGTTGTCCGTCAGCCGTGAGGCAAGTTCATGTTTCCACTGGCCCCCTGCCCTGTGGAAGCCTGTGAGCCTATCTGGGGCACAGGTTGCCACCTGGACACCGGCATGCCTTCCCCAGCACCCTCCTGCTGAGCCATTCTCTGAGGGACTCTGGTAGGGGTGAGAGGATGGAGCTGGGAGTACAGCGTTTTTCACTGGGGAGTTGGACTTAGGGCTGAGGATGGCTTTGAGTCATTCAAAGCATTCCAGAGTCATTCTGTATACCGCCGGCCACAGTCCTTGCCTCTGCCCTTGGAGGGACATTACCCTCCTCCCCCTGGGGTCCATCTGGTGCCCACTGTGCACCCATTTGCCCTGCCCTTGCACTCCCACTGTGGGGTGCCTGGCCATGGCAGAGGAGGCTGCTCAGTGGGGATGGGAAGCGTGGGTGAGGAGCACCCGCTCTCAACCCCATGTCTTGCTGCCGCATAAGCAGAAACACACCTAGGCTGGCAGGGTTCCTGCAGAGACCAGCGGTGTCGGTGTGTTTCTTGCTTACTGATCTCAGTGCCTGTGCCAGTCTGTGTGATGGAGGCCAGCTGTCTACCTTTCCTAGGCCCAGATGGTGCTGCCCTTTCTAGAGAGGCCGGAGGGTTCAGGTGGTGCCAGGTGCTTGGCCTAAGCTACCTTTCCTGCTTGGCACCTGGAAGCCGAGGCCAGGGCAGCACTTGGCGCCCACCTAGAGTGCGAGGTGGCCCAGGGCCTtggggagaggcagggctggCTGCAGGCCGACTGCAGCATCTGGGAGGCAGCAACATGACTTCTGGCAAAGCCTGGTCAGCCTCTCCGGTAGCTTGGGAGGCATACCAGCAGAGCCGAGGCTGCACACCAGAGGCTGCTGGCAGTTTGATATGGGCCCTGCCGTATTTCAAAAGGAACCACCATTTAGTTTTGGGGGATTTTTGCCAGCTTTCAAGACAAGCTCCTCTCACGGAGGCCTCTGCTTCCCGAAGTTTAAAGCCGTCTGCTGGTCATTTTTGGGTCCCCTTCTGGTCCCTGAGGGTGTGTGATCGACTTCATTTAGTATAGAGACAGTAGCCCGGGCTATGAAACCAAATGCAAACCCCAGTTTCTCTATTTGTCGCCTGATCACCCTccacctccattttctcattagTGCAAATGGGGCAGGGGCCTCTGTCCCTTCTCAGTTTGAGTCCTCAGTGAGGTGACACGTATACTGCGCCTGCATGTGGTGGGCATTATGGGCTTGTGTGCCGTGTACTGTGCCGCAGGGGCTGCTGCCCTTTGTGGGGTCAGTTCTGAGGCCCTTTGCCTCGTCgagccccaccctgccccagagCCCTGTTCGAGTGTGCCAGTCATCTGACGCGTGCATGCCTGTTCTTGCCCACAGGTGGTGCGCGTGGGCAGGGCGTGGGGACATGGGGCCCGACATGGAGCTGCCCAGCCACTCGAAGCAGCTCTTGCTGCAGCTGAACCAGCAGAGGACCAAGGGCTTCCTGTGTGACGTCATCATCATGGTGGAGAACTCCATCTTCCGGGCCCACAAGAACGTCCTGGCCGCCAGCAGCATCTACTTCAAGTCCCTGGTCCTGCACGACAACCTCATCAACCTGGACACAGACATGGTCAGCTCCACGGTGTTCCAGCAGATCTTGGACTTCATCTACACAGGCAAGCTGCTGCCCAGCAACCAGCCAGCCGAGCCCAACTTCAGCACCCTCCTCACTGCCGCCAGCTACCTCCAGCTGCCCGAGTTGGCAGCCCTCTGCCGCCGCAAACTCAAGCGAGCCGGCAAGCCCTTTGGCTCTGCGCGGGCGGGGTCCGCTGGCATGGGGCGGCCCCCCCGCAGCCAGCGGCTGTCCACGGCCTCTGTCATCCAAGCTCGGTATCAGGGTCTCGTGGATGGGCGCAAGGGGGCCCACGCCCCCCAGGAGCTCCCCCAAGCCAAAGGCTCAGACGATGAGCTCTTTCTTGGTGGCTCTAACCAGGATAGTGTGCAAGGTCTGGGCCGGGCTATCTGCCCAGCTGGTGGGGAGGCGGGCCTGGGGggctgcagcagcagcaccaaCGGGAGCAGCGGGGGCTGCGAGCAGGAGCTGGGCTTGGACCTGTCCAAGAAAAGCCCACCCTTGCCCCCTGCCACCCCAGGTCCCCACCTCACTCCCGATGACCCAGCCCAGCTAAGCGACAGCCAACATGGCTCACCCCCTGCGGCCTCTGCCCCTCCCGTTGCCAACAGTGCCTCTTATTCTGAGCTGGGGGGCACCCCCGATGAGCCCATGGATCTGGAGGGGGCCGAGGACAACCACCTGAGCCTGCTGGAGGCGCCTGCCGGGCAGTCTCGGAAGAGCCTCCGGCACTCAACTCGGAAGAAGGAGTGGGGCAAGAAGGAGCCTGTGGCTGGCTCCCCCTTTGAGCGGAGAGAAGTGGGGCCCAAGGGTCCCTGCCCAGGAGAGGAGGGCGAGGGGGTCGGGGACAGGGTTCCCAATGGCATCCTGGCTGGTGGGGCTGGCCCTAGTGGGCCCTATGGGGAGCCCCCCTACCCctgcaaggaggaggaggagaacggCAAGGATGCAAGTGAAGACAGCGCGCAGAGCGGGAGTGAGGGGGGCAGCGGCCACACCAGCGCCCACTACATGTACCGGCAGGAGGGCTACGAGACGGTGTCCTACGGGGATAACTTGTACGTGTGCATCCCCTGCGCCAAGGGCTTCCCCAGCTCCGAGCAGCTCAATGCGCACGTGGAGACTCACACGGAGGAAGAGCTGTTCATCAAGGAAGAGGGGGCCTACGAGACAGGCAGTGGGGGCGCCGAGGAGGAGGCCGAGGACCTTTCGGCACCCAGTGCGGCCTACGCGGCTGAGCCCCGGCCCTTCAAGTGTTCGGTCTGCGAGAAGACCTACAAGGACCCAGCCACACTGCGGCAGCACGAGAAGACGCACTGGCTGACACGGCCCTTCCCCTGCAACATCTGTGGCAAGATGTTCACGCAGCGCGGCACCATGACGCGTCACATGCGGAGCCACCTGGGCCTGAAGCCCTTCGCCTGCGATGAGTGTGGCATGCGCTTCACCCGTCAGTACCGCCTCACGGAGCACATGCGTGTGCACTCGGGCGAGAAGCCTTACGAGTGCCAGCTGTGCGGGGGCAAGTTCACCCAGCAGCGCAACCTCATCAGCCACCTGCGCATGCACACTTCCCCCTCTTAGAAGCCAAAGACCCGCGGGCGCCCTCTGCCACCTTGCTCCCCGGGAACCCATGGAAGGAGAAGCGAGGTGATGCAGTAGCAGGGGCAAGACCCTGGGTCCAGTGGAGGCTCCGGGTGGCCCCTCTGGCCCCCACTGCCCACACCCAGAGCTTTAATGGACAGTCCGTACCAAGCAGAGCCGAGAGGAGGGAAGCCAGGGGTCCCAGCCCGTCTACCTCCCCATCCCCCCAGGACCCCAGCTCCCCGCGGGGGCCACCACAGGGCCTGTGGGCTGGGTCACGTGGGTCTCGCTGGGACCTGGTCCCTTTGTTGCAGGCGGCTTGGAGAAAGAGGGCAGTGGGACGCTGGCCACGGCCAGGGTGGTGTTGGGAGCGGGCCTCACCCCGCTAgccgtgtctgtgtgtgtgcacgtgtgcttGTGTCTGTGCGGGCGCGTGCAGCCCTGGTTCTGCAGGGAACTGGTGCTGGGGGTGCACATCTCTCCCTTCTTGAGCCAGGGTGGCACTGCTCACTGGCGCTGGGACAGTCAGGGTGACCCCACCGCCTACCTCTCTACAACTAAAGAGCCCTCTGGGCCTGTGTTGCTGTTATTCCTACTGATCTgttcctctatttttctttttgatttttgttttttaaaccaaaacaaacaataGCTTATTTTCTTCCCGCCCCCTCCGGGGCTGAGCCTGGGTCTGAAGACTGAATGTAACAGGGGCTGCTGGCCCTCCTGCGCGTCCCCCCGGCTCTGGCGCTGCAGGGGTGTCGGCGCGCCACCTCTCCAGGCCCCAGAAGCCCTTCTTGCCCAAAGGCTTCCCTGGTCCCTGAGCCCTGCCTCGGCTGCCTCAGGAGAGAGTGCTTTTCCTGTAGTTTCCAAGGAATATTCTTTGTTTAGAGGTACTTGttttttattaagagaaaaacCAGTGTAACGTTTATGTGACTGTTTGAACTGGAAGATCTGGGGTt from Nomascus leucogenys isolate Asia chromosome 7b, Asia_NLE_v1, whole genome shotgun sequence encodes:
- the HIC2 gene encoding hypermethylated in cancer 2 protein — its product is MVSGPLALRWCAWAGRGDMGPDMELPSHSKQLLLQLNQQRTKGFLCDVIIMVENSIFRAHKNVLAASSIYFKSLVLHDNLINLDTDMVSSTVFQQILDFIYTGKLLPSNQPAEPNFSTLLTAASYLQLPELAALCRRKLKRAGKPFGSARAGSAGMGRPPRSQRLSTASVIQARYQGLVDGRKGAHAPQELPQAKGSDDELFLGGSNQDSVQGLGRAICPAGGEAGLGGCSSSTNGSSGGCEQELGLDLSKKSPPLPPATPGPHLTPDDPAQLSDSQHGSPPAASAPPVANSASYSELGGTPDEPMDLEGAEDNHLSLLEAPAGQSRKSLRHSTRKKEWGKKEPVAGSPFERREVGPKGPCPGEEGEGVGDRVPNGILAGGAGPSGPYGEPPYPCKEEEENGKDASEDSAQSGSEGGSGHTSAHYMYRQEGYETVSYGDNLYVCIPCAKGFPSSEQLNAHVETHTEEELFIKEEGAYETGSGGAEEEAEDLSAPSAAYAAEPRPFKCSVCEKTYKDPATLRQHEKTHWLTRPFPCNICGKMFTQRGTMTRHMRSHLGLKPFACDECGMRFTRQYRLTEHMRVHSGEKPYECQLCGGKFTQQRNLISHLRMHTSPS